The following are from one region of the Sandaracinaceae bacterium genome:
- a CDS encoding rhodanese-like domain-containing protein gives MSWFTRSADNSNSRARRMVADGAVLLDVRSPAEFASGHVEGALNIPVQELTNRMGELRGKPNVVVYCRSGGRSCAAAEILQKAGHEVIDVGAMGNY, from the coding sequence ATGTCCTGGTTCACACGAAGCGCCGACAACTCCAACTCCCGAGCCCGCCGCATGGTGGCTGATGGCGCCGTCCTGCTGGACGTCCGCAGCCCCGCCGAGTTCGCCTCCGGCCACGTGGAGGGCGCGCTCAACATCCCCGTCCAAGAACTCACGAACCGCATGGGTGAGCTGCGCGGCAAGCCCAACGTAGTAGTCTACTGCCGCAGCGGCGGGCGCAGCTGCGCAGCCGCCGAGATCCTCCAGAAGGCGGGCCACGAGGTGATCGACGTCGGCGCGATGGGCAACTACTGA